One Faecalispora anaeroviscerum genomic window carries:
- a CDS encoding DMT family transporter, with protein MHHLKQHQGELMLSLCAIIWGTSLIPQKLGTLYLGPFSFGAARFLMGAIIFFPLSLLLKRISREEKKTFLRKDLVIGGGLCGTAMFLGAYFQQLGLAHTTVGKTGFITSMYIVLIPLFGLFFHRKTELKTWICIALATVGLYLLCMSENFSISKGDFYVLISAVFWSIQITLVDTYSKKTDSLELVLVEFMISGLFSLFCALQLESPTTQAVTSSIGPILYTGIMVVGVAYTLQALGQKTVAPAIAGLILSMESLFAAVAGAVAFQETMSLREISGCVFMFCALILTQIKLPSFRIGRKADAEATPSEKSKKQAKGNFEPPPFQV; from the coding sequence ATGCATCACCTGAAACAACACCAAGGGGAACTGATGCTCTCGCTTTGCGCTATCATATGGGGAACCTCGCTGATCCCGCAAAAGTTGGGGACACTGTATCTGGGTCCCTTTTCGTTTGGAGCTGCACGTTTTCTAATGGGGGCAATTATATTTTTTCCTCTCAGCTTACTATTGAAACGCATCAGCCGGGAAGAAAAAAAGACCTTTTTGCGCAAAGACCTTGTAATCGGTGGCGGCCTCTGCGGCACTGCCATGTTTTTGGGCGCATACTTTCAACAGCTGGGTCTTGCCCACACCACTGTGGGAAAAACCGGGTTTATCACATCAATGTACATTGTACTCATCCCTTTGTTCGGTTTGTTTTTCCACCGTAAAACCGAGCTGAAAACATGGATTTGTATTGCGTTGGCCACAGTGGGGCTGTACCTTTTGTGTATGTCTGAAAACTTCAGCATCTCAAAAGGAGATTTTTATGTTCTGATCAGCGCAGTGTTCTGGTCGATTCAAATCACTTTGGTCGATACCTATTCCAAGAAAACCGACAGTCTGGAGCTGGTGCTGGTAGAATTTATGATTTCGGGCCTTTTTTCCCTTTTCTGCGCATTACAGCTCGAATCCCCAACCACTCAGGCAGTAACAAGCAGCATCGGCCCGATTCTGTATACGGGAATCATGGTGGTGGGGGTCGCATATACCCTGCAGGCCCTTGGGCAAAAAACAGTTGCTCCGGCGATTGCCGGTCTGATTCTCAGTATGGAATCCCTTTTTGCCGCGGTGGCCGGCGCAGTGGCGTTTCAGGAAACCATGAGTCTGCGGGAAATCAGCGGATGTGTTTTTATGTTCTGTGCGCTCATTCTCACCCAGATCAAGCTCCCCTCTTTCCGGATAGGCCGTAAGGCAGATGCCGAGGCTACTCCTTCAGAAAAATCTAAAAAGCAGGCTAAAGGGAATTTTGAGCCCCCGCCTTTTCAGGTCTGA
- a CDS encoding DnaD domain protein, whose product MAFSIHPGAWKSVFAVPSTLVDSHIKMASPNQLKVLLWALRHSEESFTHEVIAAALGITTPDVQDAMQYWVQVGLVTETGSEQTVQPAAAAESVPHQKLPLAAAPIAESLPPAPPRRIPKPDGLFIAERINQSAEIRFLMQEAQQLLGRPLSPGLSSTLLAIHDDYGLPVDVTLMLLQFVKSKGKDNTSYIEAVARDWAEEGISSHRQAEEKLRKLDDINKAWRKIEQELRLSPRSPSAREERYSDRWLLEWKFSPKMVREAYDRSVDAIGKLSLSYMNKILERWQREGITTPQQAAMEQTEKVASQKHGKPQQQTTYDIEEYERMSAQVPDILGKE is encoded by the coding sequence ATGGCTTTTTCCATTCATCCGGGCGCATGGAAATCGGTTTTTGCCGTTCCCAGCACTCTTGTCGATTCCCATATTAAAATGGCCAGCCCGAACCAGCTGAAGGTTCTTCTGTGGGCGCTTCGTCATTCAGAAGAATCCTTTACGCATGAGGTGATCGCCGCTGCGCTGGGCATCACCACCCCCGACGTGCAGGACGCCATGCAGTACTGGGTACAGGTTGGTCTTGTAACGGAAACAGGGTCGGAACAGACTGTGCAGCCTGCCGCTGCCGCAGAGTCTGTCCCGCACCAAAAGCTTCCGCTTGCCGCCGCTCCCATTGCAGAGAGCCTTCCCCCAGCTCCGCCGCGCCGCATCCCCAAGCCGGACGGGCTGTTTATCGCGGAACGGATCAATCAGTCGGCGGAAATCCGTTTTCTGATGCAGGAGGCTCAGCAGCTTTTAGGGCGCCCCCTCTCCCCGGGGCTTTCTTCCACCCTGCTGGCGATTCACGATGATTACGGGCTGCCCGTAGACGTTACTCTGATGCTCCTGCAGTTCGTTAAGAGCAAGGGCAAAGACAATACCAGCTATATCGAGGCAGTTGCCCGTGACTGGGCCGAGGAAGGCATTTCTTCTCACCGACAGGCGGAAGAAAAACTGCGTAAGCTGGATGACATCAATAAAGCCTGGAGAAAGATCGAGCAGGAGCTGCGCCTCTCTCCCCGCTCCCCGAGCGCCCGAGAAGAGCGATATTCGGATCGCTGGCTATTGGAATGGAAGTTTTCCCCCAAGATGGTACGCGAAGCCTACGACCGCAGCGTGGACGCCATCGGCAAGCTCAGCTTGAGCTATATGAACAAGATTCTGGAGCGCTGGCAGCGCGAGGGGATTACAACGCCCCAACAGGCCGCGATGGAGCAAACAGAAAAAGTAGCTTCGCAAAAGCACGGAAAGCCACAGCAGCAAACCACTTACGACATTGAGGAATATGAGCGTATGAGCGCTCAGGTTCCTGATATATTGGGAAAGGAATGA